A genomic window from Betta splendens chromosome 24, fBetSpl5.4, whole genome shotgun sequence includes:
- the myt1la gene encoding myelin transcription factor 1-like, a isoform X2, protein MEVNAVEKHHRTRSKGVRAAVEAVTQELFSCPTPGCDGSGHVSGKYARHRSVYGCPLAKKRKALEKQPLEPAAKRRSFLASCPSEEEEDARVYASYENEAMEVGDVEKEQGEVVEEDEDEEREGDEEDGEVEDEFSEDNEEQGDDEEDDEEEEEEVGRADTMMVEERVEEEEEEEGMDEEEEEEVDDGDDEEEEDEQEEEEQNHQQVENHYKAAGQSKLLPIQKDDNNNNSCGAGTGEEYENYDELVAKSLLNLGKIAEDAAYQAMTESEMNSNSSNSGAEDEDEDEDDGSERGGRKGALSVDLDSDVVRETVDSLKLLAQGHGAVLPEDGYGDAAVLEESEEEVCLSSLECLRNQCFDLARKLSETQTPERPVLHAAHDALPSAAEQHHLSRYDGVQPAAPEEPRALERSYSDMVNLMKLEEQLSPASRGYPTSCSQEGDEDTTSVASDRSDDTFDMAKGNLSLLEKAIALESERAKVMRDRMALEHGGPRRDHHHHHHHHRSHGEHSPRLSSVAEERKSRMHHDGLKRAFYPKDSSRAEKKESKCPTPGCDGTGHVTGLYPHHRSLSGCPHKDRVPPEILAMYENVLKCPTPGCSGRGHVNSNRNSHRSLSGCPIAAAEKMAKVHEKTHSTDSGSSKTNQTSDRVLRPMCFVKQLEIPQYGYKNNVPTSTPRSNLAKELEKYSKTSYDYADFDGQHGAYAKRPPPTKAHHGRDPSPKGYDAKRYCKTSSPASSTTSSYAPSSSSSLSCGGGGGGGAGGGGGGSSASSTCSKSSFDYTHDMEAAHMAATAILNLSTRCRELPHALGGKPQDLLTQSPVGDLDDSGAVDVAGQPGGPEGSGTVLTPLQPMSPQRQALLSSRCYQLSDADCWDLPADYTKIKRLGDEQDHKESVYFSSLHQGDELDPFQELLDEQRYPAEVTMPSPKHHKYPACKESKKELITLSSCQLSDKSIRGMMTTNSQELKCPTPGCDGSGHITGNYASHRSLSGCPRAKKSGIKILHSKEDKDDQEPIKCPVPGCDGQGHVTGKYASHRSASGCPLAAKRQKDSYVNGSQFVWKSGKTDGMTCPTPGCDGSGHVSGSFLTHRSLSGCPRATSAMKKARMSGVEMLTIKQRASKGIENDEEIKQLDEEIKDLNESNNQVESDMIKLRTQITTMETNLKSIEEENKVIEQQNDSLLHELANLSQSLINSLANIQLPHMRPLPQKEAPVKHNCCLQMPPREPMNEQNFDTYVSTLTDMYTHQDQYQSPENKALLENIRQAVQGIQV, encoded by the exons atggAGGTGAATGCAGTTGAAAAACACCATCGAACACGATCCAAAGGAGTCCGAG CTGCCGTGGAGGCCGTGACGCAGGAGCTGTTCAG ctgtcCCACGCCGGGCTGCGACGGCAGCGGCCATGTTAGCGGGAAGTACGCGCGCCACCGCag TGTCTACGGATGCCCGCTGGCCAAGAAGAGGAAGGCTCTGGAAAAACAGCCACTGGAGCCGGCTGCCAAGAGAAGAAGCTTCCTCGCGTCCTGccccagcgaggaggaggaggacgcccGTGTCTATGCCAGCTATGAGAACGAAGCCATGGAGGTGGGGGATGTGGAGAAGGAGCAGGGCGAGgtagtggaggaggacgaggacgaggagcgcGAGGGcgacgaggaggacggggaggtggaggacgagtTCTCAGAGGACAATGAGGAGCAAGGggatgatgaagaggacgatgaggaggaggaagaggaggtggggaGGGCAGATACGATGATGGTGGAagagcgggtggaggaggaggaggaggaggagggcatggatgaggaggaggaggaagaagtggatgatggtgatgatgaggaggaagaagacgagcaagaggaggaggagcagaatcATCAGCAAG TGGAGAACCACTACAAAGCCGCTGGACAATCAAAGCTTCTTCCAATCCAGAaggacgacaacaacaacaacagctgcggCGCCGGCACCGGAGAAGAGTACGAGAACTACGACGAGCTGGTGGCCAAGTCGCTGCTCAACCTGGGCAAGATCGCCGAGGACGCGGCCTACCAGGCCATGACGGAGTCCGAGATGAACAGCAACTCCTCCAACAGCGGCgccgaggacgaggacgaggacgaggacgacggcAGCGAGCGCGGCGGCCGGAAGGGCGCGCTGAGCGTGGACCTGGACAGCGACGTGGTCCGCGAGACGGTGGACTCGCTCAAGCTGCTGGCGCAGGGCCACGGCGCCGTGCTGCCCGAGGACGGCTACGGCGACGCCGCCGtgctggaggagagcgaggaggaggtgtgTCTGAGCAGCCTGGAGTGTCTGAGGAACCAGTGCTTCGACCTGGCCCGAAAGCTGAGCGAGACGCAGACGCCGGAGCGGCCCGTCCTCCACGCCGCCCACGACGCGCTGCCGAGCGCCGCCGAGCAGCATCACCTGAGCAGGTACGACGGCGTCCAGCCGGCCGCGCCCGAGGAGCCCCGCGCGCTGGAGCGCAGCTACTCCGACATGGTGAACCtgatgaagctggaggagcagctgagcccCGCCTCCAGAGGGTACCccaccagctgcagccaggAGGGCGACGAGGACACCACGTCGGTGGCGTCCGACCGCTCCGACGACACCTTCGACATGGCCAAGGGCAACCTGTcgctgctggagaaggccaTCGCCCTGGAGTCGGAGAGGGCCAAGGTCATGAGGGACCGCATGGCGCTGGAGCACGGCGGGCCGCGCCgcgaccaccaccaccaccaccaccaccaccgctccCACGGCGAGCACAGCCCGCGGCTCAGCAGCGTGGCGGAGGAGCGCAAGTCCAGGATGCACCACGACGGCCTGAAGAGGGCCTTTTACCCGAAAG ACTCCTCCAgggcagagaagaaggagagcaaGTGTCCGACGCCCGGCTGCGACGGCACCGGCCACGTGACGGGCCTGTACCCGCACCACCGCAGCCTGTCCGGGTGCCCCCACAAAGACAGAGTCCCGCCTGAGA TCCTTGCCATgtatgaaaatgttttaaagtgCCCCACTCCTGGCTGCTCTGGACGGGGCCATGTCAATAGCAACAGGAACTCGCACCGCag TCTGTCCGGCTGTCCCATCGCCGCCGCAGAGAAGATGGCGAAGGTCCACGAGAAGACTCACTCCAccgacagcggcagcagcaaaACCAACCAGACGTCGGACCGGGTGCTCAG ACCCATGTGCTTCGTGAAGCAGCTCGAGATCCCTCAGTACGGCTACAAGAACAACGTTCCCACCAGCACCCCGCGCTCCAACCTGgccaaggagctggagaagtacTCCAAGACCAGCTACGACTACGCAGACTTCGACGGCCAGCACGGCGCCTACGCCAAGAGGCCGCCGCCCACCAAGGCCCACCACGGGAGAGACCCCTCCCCCAAAGGATACGACG CCAAGCGCTACTGCAAGACGTCGAGCCCggccagcagcaccaccagcagctacgctcccagcagcagcagcagcctgagctgtggaggaggcggcggcggaggagcaggcggcggcgggggaggcagcagcgccagcagcacctgcagtaaGAGCAGCTTCGACTACACCCACGACATGGAGGCGGCCCACATGGCGGCCACGGCCAtcctcaacctgtccaccaggTGCCGGGAGCTGCCGCACGCGCTGGGAGGGAAGCCCCAGGACCTGCTGACTCAG AGTCCGGTCGGGGACCTGGACGACAGCGGCGCCGTGGACGTGGCGGGTCAGCCCGGCGGGCCGGAGGGCAGCGGCACCGTGCTGACGCCCCTGCAGCCCATGTCGCCGCAGCGCCAGgctctgctcagcagccgctgctaCCAGCTGAGCGACGCCGACTGCTGGGACCTCCCCGCCGACTACACCAAGATCAAACGCCTGGGAGACGAGCAGGACCACAAAGAG TCTGTCTATTTCTCATCCCTGCACCAGGGCGACGAGCTGGATCCgttccaggagctgctggacgaGCAGCGCTACCCGGCCGAGGTGACCATGCCCAGCCCCAAGCACCACAAGTACCCGGCCTGCAAGGAGAGCAAGAAGGAGCTGATCAC GTTGTCCAGCTGCCAGCTGAGCGACAAGAGCATCCGTGGGATGATGACGACCAACTCACAGGAGCTGAA GTGTCCGACTCCCGGCTGCGATGGATCCGGACACATCACCGGGAACTACGCGTCCCACAGGAG cctgTCCGGGTGTCCACGCGCCAAGAAGAGCGGCATCAAGATCCTCCACAGCAAAGAGGACAAGGACGACCAGGAGCCCATCAA gtgtcCCGTCCCCGGCTGCGACGGACAGGGTCACGTGACCGGGAAGTACGCGTCCCACCGCAGCGCCTCCGGGTGCCCCCTGGCGGCCAAGCGGCAGAAGGACAGCTACGTCAACGGCTCGCAGTTCGTCTGGAAGTCCGGCAAGACGGACGGGATGACCTGCCCGACCCCCGGCTGCGACGGCTCGGGACACGTCAGCGGCAGCTTCCTGACTCATCGgag TCTGTCCGGCTGCCCTCGAGCCACCTCCGCTATGAAGAAGGCCCGGATGAGCGGCGTAGAGATGTTGACAATCAAGCAGAGGGCGAGTAAAG GGATCGAAAATGACGAGGAAATCAAACAGCTGGATGAAGAAATCAAAGATCTGAATGAATCAAACAATCAAGTAGAGTCTGACATGATAAAGCTGAGGACGCAG ATCACCACCATGGAGACCAACCTGAAGTCCATCGAGGAGGAGAACAAGGTGATCGAGCAGCAGAACGACTCGCTGCTGCATGAGCTGGCCAACCTCAGCCAGTCGCTCATCAACAGCTTAGCCAACATCCAGCTTCCACACATG AGACCGCTGCCACAGAAAGAAGCCCCAGTAAAGCATAACTGCTGTTTACAGATGCCTCCCAGA GAGCCCATGAATGAACAGAACTTTGACACTTATGTAAGTACTCTGACAGACATGTACACCCACCAGGACCAGTACCAGAGCCCGGAGAACAAGGCGCTGCTGGAGAACATCAGACAGGCCGTGCAGGGCATCCAGGTCTGA
- the myt1la gene encoding myelin transcription factor 1-like, a isoform X1, whose translation MEVNAVEKHHRTRSKGVRAAVEAVTQELFSCPTPGCDGSGHVSGKYARHRSVYGCPLAKKRKALEKQPLEPAAKRRSFLASCPSEEEEDARVYASYENEAMEVGDVEKEQGEVVEEDEDEEREGDEEDGEVEDEFSEDNEEQGDDEEDDEEEEEEVGRADTMMVEERVEEEEEEEGMDEEEEEEVDDGDDEEEEDEQEEEEQNHQQVENHYKAAGQSKLLPIQKDDNNNNSCGAGTGEEYENYDELVAKSLLNLGKIAEDAAYQAMTESEMNSNSSNSGAEDEDEDEDDGSERGGRKGALSVDLDSDVVRETVDSLKLLAQGHGAVLPEDGYGDAAVLEESEEEVCLSSLECLRNQCFDLARKLSETQTPERPVLHAAHDALPSAAEQHHLSRYDGVQPAAPEEPRALERSYSDMVNLMKLEEQLSPASRGYPTSCSQEGDEDTTSVASDRSDDTFDMAKGNLSLLEKAIALESERAKVMRDRMALEHGGPRRDHHHHHHHHRSHGEHSPRLSSVAEERKSRMHHDGLKRAFYPKDSSRAEKKESKCPTPGCDGTGHVTGLYPHHRSLSGCPHKDRVPPEILAMYENVLKCPTPGCSGRGHVNSNRNSHRSLSGCPIAAAEKMAKVHEKTHSTDSGSSKTNQTSDRVLRPMCFVKQLEIPQYGYKNNVPTSTPRSNLAKELEKYSKTSYDYADFDGQHGAYAKRPPPTKAHHGRDPSPKGYDAKRYCKTSSPASSTTSSYAPSSSSSLSCGGGGGGGAGGGGGGSSASSTCSKSSFDYTHDMEAAHMAATAILNLSTRCRELPHALGGKPQDLLTQSPVGDLDDSGAVDVAGQPGGPEGSGTVLTPLQPMSPQRQALLSSRCYQLSDADCWDLPADYTKIKRLGDEQDHKESVYFSSLHQGDELDPFQELLDEQRYPAEVTMPSPKHHKYPACKESKKELITLSSCQLSDKSIRGMMTTNSQELKCPTPGCDGSGHITGNYASHRSLSGCPRAKKSGIKILHSKEDKDDQEPIKCPVPGCDGQGHVTGKYASHRSASGCPLAAKRQKDSYVNGSQFVWKSGKTDGMTCPTPGCDGSGHVSGSFLTHRRFSLHLSGCPRATSAMKKARMSGVEMLTIKQRASKGIENDEEIKQLDEEIKDLNESNNQVESDMIKLRTQITTMETNLKSIEEENKVIEQQNDSLLHELANLSQSLINSLANIQLPHMRPLPQKEAPVKHNCCLQMPPREPMNEQNFDTYVSTLTDMYTHQDQYQSPENKALLENIRQAVQGIQV comes from the exons atggAGGTGAATGCAGTTGAAAAACACCATCGAACACGATCCAAAGGAGTCCGAG CTGCCGTGGAGGCCGTGACGCAGGAGCTGTTCAG ctgtcCCACGCCGGGCTGCGACGGCAGCGGCCATGTTAGCGGGAAGTACGCGCGCCACCGCag TGTCTACGGATGCCCGCTGGCCAAGAAGAGGAAGGCTCTGGAAAAACAGCCACTGGAGCCGGCTGCCAAGAGAAGAAGCTTCCTCGCGTCCTGccccagcgaggaggaggaggacgcccGTGTCTATGCCAGCTATGAGAACGAAGCCATGGAGGTGGGGGATGTGGAGAAGGAGCAGGGCGAGgtagtggaggaggacgaggacgaggagcgcGAGGGcgacgaggaggacggggaggtggaggacgagtTCTCAGAGGACAATGAGGAGCAAGGggatgatgaagaggacgatgaggaggaggaagaggaggtggggaGGGCAGATACGATGATGGTGGAagagcgggtggaggaggaggaggaggaggagggcatggatgaggaggaggaggaagaagtggatgatggtgatgatgaggaggaagaagacgagcaagaggaggaggagcagaatcATCAGCAAG TGGAGAACCACTACAAAGCCGCTGGACAATCAAAGCTTCTTCCAATCCAGAaggacgacaacaacaacaacagctgcggCGCCGGCACCGGAGAAGAGTACGAGAACTACGACGAGCTGGTGGCCAAGTCGCTGCTCAACCTGGGCAAGATCGCCGAGGACGCGGCCTACCAGGCCATGACGGAGTCCGAGATGAACAGCAACTCCTCCAACAGCGGCgccgaggacgaggacgaggacgaggacgacggcAGCGAGCGCGGCGGCCGGAAGGGCGCGCTGAGCGTGGACCTGGACAGCGACGTGGTCCGCGAGACGGTGGACTCGCTCAAGCTGCTGGCGCAGGGCCACGGCGCCGTGCTGCCCGAGGACGGCTACGGCGACGCCGCCGtgctggaggagagcgaggaggaggtgtgTCTGAGCAGCCTGGAGTGTCTGAGGAACCAGTGCTTCGACCTGGCCCGAAAGCTGAGCGAGACGCAGACGCCGGAGCGGCCCGTCCTCCACGCCGCCCACGACGCGCTGCCGAGCGCCGCCGAGCAGCATCACCTGAGCAGGTACGACGGCGTCCAGCCGGCCGCGCCCGAGGAGCCCCGCGCGCTGGAGCGCAGCTACTCCGACATGGTGAACCtgatgaagctggaggagcagctgagcccCGCCTCCAGAGGGTACCccaccagctgcagccaggAGGGCGACGAGGACACCACGTCGGTGGCGTCCGACCGCTCCGACGACACCTTCGACATGGCCAAGGGCAACCTGTcgctgctggagaaggccaTCGCCCTGGAGTCGGAGAGGGCCAAGGTCATGAGGGACCGCATGGCGCTGGAGCACGGCGGGCCGCGCCgcgaccaccaccaccaccaccaccaccaccgctccCACGGCGAGCACAGCCCGCGGCTCAGCAGCGTGGCGGAGGAGCGCAAGTCCAGGATGCACCACGACGGCCTGAAGAGGGCCTTTTACCCGAAAG ACTCCTCCAgggcagagaagaaggagagcaaGTGTCCGACGCCCGGCTGCGACGGCACCGGCCACGTGACGGGCCTGTACCCGCACCACCGCAGCCTGTCCGGGTGCCCCCACAAAGACAGAGTCCCGCCTGAGA TCCTTGCCATgtatgaaaatgttttaaagtgCCCCACTCCTGGCTGCTCTGGACGGGGCCATGTCAATAGCAACAGGAACTCGCACCGCag TCTGTCCGGCTGTCCCATCGCCGCCGCAGAGAAGATGGCGAAGGTCCACGAGAAGACTCACTCCAccgacagcggcagcagcaaaACCAACCAGACGTCGGACCGGGTGCTCAG ACCCATGTGCTTCGTGAAGCAGCTCGAGATCCCTCAGTACGGCTACAAGAACAACGTTCCCACCAGCACCCCGCGCTCCAACCTGgccaaggagctggagaagtacTCCAAGACCAGCTACGACTACGCAGACTTCGACGGCCAGCACGGCGCCTACGCCAAGAGGCCGCCGCCCACCAAGGCCCACCACGGGAGAGACCCCTCCCCCAAAGGATACGACG CCAAGCGCTACTGCAAGACGTCGAGCCCggccagcagcaccaccagcagctacgctcccagcagcagcagcagcctgagctgtggaggaggcggcggcggaggagcaggcggcggcgggggaggcagcagcgccagcagcacctgcagtaaGAGCAGCTTCGACTACACCCACGACATGGAGGCGGCCCACATGGCGGCCACGGCCAtcctcaacctgtccaccaggTGCCGGGAGCTGCCGCACGCGCTGGGAGGGAAGCCCCAGGACCTGCTGACTCAG AGTCCGGTCGGGGACCTGGACGACAGCGGCGCCGTGGACGTGGCGGGTCAGCCCGGCGGGCCGGAGGGCAGCGGCACCGTGCTGACGCCCCTGCAGCCCATGTCGCCGCAGCGCCAGgctctgctcagcagccgctgctaCCAGCTGAGCGACGCCGACTGCTGGGACCTCCCCGCCGACTACACCAAGATCAAACGCCTGGGAGACGAGCAGGACCACAAAGAG TCTGTCTATTTCTCATCCCTGCACCAGGGCGACGAGCTGGATCCgttccaggagctgctggacgaGCAGCGCTACCCGGCCGAGGTGACCATGCCCAGCCCCAAGCACCACAAGTACCCGGCCTGCAAGGAGAGCAAGAAGGAGCTGATCAC GTTGTCCAGCTGCCAGCTGAGCGACAAGAGCATCCGTGGGATGATGACGACCAACTCACAGGAGCTGAA GTGTCCGACTCCCGGCTGCGATGGATCCGGACACATCACCGGGAACTACGCGTCCCACAGGAG cctgTCCGGGTGTCCACGCGCCAAGAAGAGCGGCATCAAGATCCTCCACAGCAAAGAGGACAAGGACGACCAGGAGCCCATCAA gtgtcCCGTCCCCGGCTGCGACGGACAGGGTCACGTGACCGGGAAGTACGCGTCCCACCGCAGCGCCTCCGGGTGCCCCCTGGCGGCCAAGCGGCAGAAGGACAGCTACGTCAACGGCTCGCAGTTCGTCTGGAAGTCCGGCAAGACGGACGGGATGACCTGCCCGACCCCCGGCTGCGACGGCTCGGGACACGTCAGCGGCAGCTTCCTGACTCATCGgaggttcagtctcca TCTGTCCGGCTGCCCTCGAGCCACCTCCGCTATGAAGAAGGCCCGGATGAGCGGCGTAGAGATGTTGACAATCAAGCAGAGGGCGAGTAAAG GGATCGAAAATGACGAGGAAATCAAACAGCTGGATGAAGAAATCAAAGATCTGAATGAATCAAACAATCAAGTAGAGTCTGACATGATAAAGCTGAGGACGCAG ATCACCACCATGGAGACCAACCTGAAGTCCATCGAGGAGGAGAACAAGGTGATCGAGCAGCAGAACGACTCGCTGCTGCATGAGCTGGCCAACCTCAGCCAGTCGCTCATCAACAGCTTAGCCAACATCCAGCTTCCACACATG AGACCGCTGCCACAGAAAGAAGCCCCAGTAAAGCATAACTGCTGTTTACAGATGCCTCCCAGA GAGCCCATGAATGAACAGAACTTTGACACTTATGTAAGTACTCTGACAGACATGTACACCCACCAGGACCAGTACCAGAGCCCGGAGAACAAGGCGCTGCTGGAGAACATCAGACAGGCCGTGCAGGGCATCCAGGTCTGA